In the genome of Pelotomaculum isophthalicicum JI, one region contains:
- a CDS encoding Stp1/IreP family PP2C-type Ser/Thr phosphatase, protein MRWAQITDTGLSRKDNEDSLLVSPDMGLLAVADGMGGHQGGEVASGLALQTLEKELARSLKKGESPEKALLDSVRLANIAVFELSGRNKELHGMGTTITACLKREDDLIIAHVGDSRAYLICRGSIRQLTQDHSLVQELLRNGGISEEQALQHPQRNLLTRALGTEQSVEVDHYRYKVVANDLLLLCTDGLTRYLRQEDLLYIINSSKDIDAAVHVLLDKALHYGGADNITIILAQF, encoded by the coding sequence ATGAGGTGGGCGCAGATCACTGATACGGGTTTATCACGGAAGGATAATGAAGACAGCCTGCTTGTATCGCCGGATATGGGATTACTGGCAGTTGCGGACGGGATGGGCGGACACCAGGGGGGTGAAGTTGCCAGCGGCCTTGCTCTCCAAACGTTGGAAAAAGAGCTCGCCCGCTCGCTGAAAAAAGGTGAATCACCGGAGAAAGCCCTGCTTGATTCCGTTAGACTGGCCAATATTGCGGTATTCGAACTATCCGGCCGTAATAAGGAACTTCATGGCATGGGAACAACTATAACCGCCTGTTTGAAGCGTGAGGATGACCTGATTATCGCTCATGTGGGCGACAGCCGGGCGTATTTGATTTGCCGGGGCAGTATTCGTCAATTGACTCAAGATCATTCACTGGTGCAGGAACTGCTAAGAAACGGCGGGATTAGCGAAGAACAGGCGCTGCAGCACCCTCAGCGCAATTTGCTGACCAGGGCGCTTGGAACTGAACAGTCGGTAGAGGTGGACCATTACCGGTATAAAGTAGTTGCAAACGATCTCCTTTTGCTGTGCACCGACGGCTTAACCCGTTATCTTCGTCAGGAGGACCTTTTATATATTATTAATTCATCCAAAGACATCGACGCGGCAGTGCATGTCTTGCTTGACAAGGCGCTTCATTATGGTGGCGCGGACAATATTACTATTATCCTGGCCCAGTTTTGA
- a CDS encoding FHA domain-containing protein has product MLNILIMTLRYAFLLLLILSIFRLVKWMITDLKEVSSQQIKDSLPSRQREEPRSFERTGQVELVVVESSVSELKPGGTFGFDRETLIGRDNRSDIVISASFASARHARIYFKEGQYWLEDLHSTNGTFLNEIQVNKPIVLANGDKIRIGGVIFQFVRWGYEVGADH; this is encoded by the coding sequence ATGCTTAATATACTTATAATGACTTTAAGGTATGCTTTTTTATTGTTGCTGATTCTTTCAATTTTCAGGCTGGTCAAATGGATGATCACCGACTTAAAAGAAGTATCGTCACAACAGATTAAAGACAGTTTGCCCAGCCGGCAGAGAGAAGAACCCCGTTCTTTTGAAAGAACCGGTCAAGTTGAACTGGTGGTTGTCGAAAGCTCTGTTTCCGAACTGAAACCAGGCGGCACTTTTGGTTTCGACAGGGAAACGCTTATAGGCAGGGACAACCGGAGCGATATAGTCATATCCGCTTCATTTGCTTCTGCCAGGCATGCGCGGATATACTTTAAGGAAGGGCAGTACTGGTTGGAGGATTTGCATAGTACCAACGGCACTTTCTTGAACGAAATTCAGGTGAATAAGCCGATTGTGTTGGCAAATGGAGATAAGATTAGAATCGGTGGCGTTATTTTTCAGTTTGTGAGGTGGGGGTATGAGGTGGGCGCAGATCACTGA
- a CDS encoding FhaA domain-containing protein, translating to MGVFSGLEGSLEKYIEGFFKDKFKGRIQPAEIAKRLAREMRDRRRVSVNKIYVPNKFTVYLNASDYDNIATIASSLSKELQEYVNQKAGEKKYTLAGPPVVDFVREEIEEIGYMKIESGFSEELPENEPLETNEEVLEHTQLFRLTKDVTVVEKAPAVYARLQVIAGPETGRIINLSTVPQVIGRHSGCDIVLSDSSVSRRQARLERIRGRFTITDLGSTNGTWVNGFRIMSKVLEPGDEVAMGTTVCAFKVD from the coding sequence TTGGGTGTTTTCTCCGGCTTGGAAGGCAGTTTGGAAAAGTATATCGAAGGGTTTTTTAAAGATAAGTTCAAAGGCCGCATCCAACCTGCCGAGATAGCCAAAAGGCTGGCCAGGGAGATGAGGGACCGCAGGCGGGTAAGTGTCAATAAAATTTACGTGCCCAATAAATTTACCGTTTACTTAAACGCTAGTGATTACGATAATATTGCCACGATAGCTTCATCATTATCCAAGGAACTTCAAGAATACGTTAATCAGAAGGCCGGGGAAAAGAAATATACCCTCGCCGGCCCGCCGGTTGTGGATTTTGTCAGAGAAGAAATCGAGGAAATAGGGTATATGAAAATAGAATCCGGCTTTAGTGAGGAATTGCCGGAGAATGAACCGCTTGAAACGAATGAAGAGGTGCTGGAGCACACCCAGCTTTTTCGCCTGACCAAGGATGTCACTGTTGTGGAAAAAGCGCCTGCCGTTTATGCCCGGCTGCAAGTTATAGCCGGCCCGGAAACAGGGAGAATCATTAATTTGAGTACGGTTCCCCAGGTTATCGGGCGGCATTCCGGGTGCGATATCGTCCTTAGCGACTCCAGTGTTTCCAGACGCCAGGCGCGGCTTGAACGGATACGGGGCAGGTTTACCATTACCGATCTGGGGAGTACGAACGGGACATGGGTGAATGGTTTCAGAATTATGTCAAAAGTTCTTGAACCGGGAGATGAAGTAGCCATGGGCACTACAGTCTGCGCCTTTAAGGTGGATTAG
- the rlmN gene encoding 23S rRNA (adenine(2503)-C(2))-methyltransferase RlmN, with protein sequence MSVKIDLRDLALSELAGLMRETGAEVYRARQIAEWVFQKGAGSLEEMTNLPRDMRERLAAFAGIGRVEVMKKQVSRGGDTVKYLFKLGDGQAVESVLMKHNYGNSACVSTQAGCRMGCRLCASSLGGFVRNLSSGEIYGQVLGMQKDSGERVSHVVIMGSGEPLDNYQATLTFIKNVTAPYGLNIGQRHITVSTCGLAPRIRELAGEKLAITLAVSLHAPNDALRDELMPVNKKYPLRILMEACREYAIKTGRRITFEYALIAGVNDGRELAAELGALLAGMLCHVNLIPANPVPERGVRPPARRGVVIFKNILEKMGISVTVRRSLGGDIDGACGQLRQKTIGNKVNQVGGALAKRVILQPDSKSW encoded by the coding sequence ATGTCGGTCAAAATCGATTTGAGGGACCTCGCCCTGTCTGAACTGGCCGGTTTGATGCGGGAAACGGGGGCAGAGGTGTACCGGGCGAGACAGATAGCGGAATGGGTCTTTCAAAAAGGCGCCGGATCTCTTGAAGAAATGACCAACTTACCCCGGGATATGCGCGAGCGGCTGGCTGCTTTCGCCGGGATTGGGCGCGTTGAGGTCATGAAAAAACAGGTTTCCCGGGGTGGAGATACAGTAAAATATCTCTTCAAACTGGGTGACGGTCAAGCGGTTGAAAGTGTTTTGATGAAACACAACTATGGCAACTCCGCCTGTGTCTCCACCCAGGCCGGTTGCCGGATGGGTTGCCGTCTCTGTGCCTCAAGCCTGGGCGGTTTTGTCCGGAACCTGAGTTCAGGTGAAATTTACGGACAAGTCCTTGGCATGCAAAAGGACAGCGGGGAAAGGGTAAGCCATGTGGTGATCATGGGTTCCGGCGAACCTCTGGACAATTATCAGGCCACCCTTACTTTTATAAAAAACGTCACTGCTCCTTATGGCCTTAATATAGGCCAGCGCCATATAACTGTTTCTACCTGCGGCCTGGCGCCCCGGATCAGGGAGCTTGCAGGTGAAAAACTGGCGATTACCCTGGCGGTGTCGCTGCACGCGCCGAACGATGCTCTGCGGGACGAGTTGATGCCGGTTAATAAGAAATACCCGCTTCGAATTTTGATGGAGGCCTGCAGGGAATACGCGATAAAGACAGGCCGGCGGATTACTTTTGAATATGCCCTTATTGCCGGGGTTAACGATGGCCGTGAGTTGGCTGCCGAGCTGGGCGCATTGCTGGCGGGGATGCTCTGTCACGTTAATTTGATCCCGGCCAATCCGGTGCCGGAACGGGGTGTCCGGCCGCCTGCCAGACGAGGGGTTGTCATATTTAAAAACATTCTTGAGAAAATGGGCATATCCGTGACTGTCCGCCGGAGTCTCGGCGGGGACATCGATGGCGCCTGCGGGCAGTTAAGGCAAAAAACCATCGGCAATAAAGTTAATCAGGTTGGAGGGGCTCTTGCCAAAAGGGTGATTTTACAGCCTGATTCAAAGAGTTGGTGA
- the rsmB gene encoding 16S rRNA (cytosine(967)-C(5))-methyltransferase RsmB codes for MPQISARELALQVLRAVEEDGAYANLALNQVLERYRPGKLDRAFATELTYGTLRTRNTLDWVLAQFIKKPLKSQTVILRNILRLGVYQLIFMSRVPPSAACNEGAEMARRHGHAGSVKFVNGVLRNVSRQIKEIKFPEMADDPVAHISLRYSHPAWLVEGWLARFGQEETISLCRANNEPAPNTVRTNNLKLTRAELANRLREDGLTVRETAYAPEGLNIEDFFSLNSLTAFKEGLFQIQDESSMLAGRALMPRPGARVLDACGAPGGKTTHLAELMENRGEILAVDIHPHKLALIEENCRRLGINIVKSLAMDAGRLPEQLREWADFILVDAPCTGLGVLRRRPDARWRKEPGQLPGIVRLQSGILKSAARCLKKNGVLVYSTCTITREENFGQIEDFLACQPDFIPEDLRPYLPVSLDEQGTMHSGYLEILPHRHGMDGFFISRMRKKG; via the coding sequence TTGCCTCAAATTTCGGCCAGGGAATTGGCGCTGCAGGTGTTGAGAGCAGTTGAGGAAGACGGCGCGTATGCCAATCTGGCCTTAAATCAGGTCCTGGAAAGATACCGGCCCGGTAAGCTCGACCGGGCTTTTGCCACTGAATTAACTTATGGAACATTGCGGACACGCAACACTCTTGACTGGGTGCTGGCGCAATTCATTAAAAAGCCGCTAAAATCCCAGACTGTAATATTGCGCAATATCTTGCGCCTCGGTGTGTACCAGCTAATATTTATGAGCCGGGTGCCACCGTCCGCCGCTTGCAATGAGGGAGCGGAGATGGCGCGCAGGCATGGACACGCCGGCTCGGTGAAGTTTGTGAATGGGGTGCTGCGCAACGTATCAAGGCAGATAAAAGAAATAAAGTTTCCAGAAATGGCGGATGACCCGGTTGCCCATATCTCATTGCGCTATTCCCACCCGGCGTGGCTCGTGGAAGGCTGGCTGGCGCGGTTCGGCCAGGAAGAAACGATCTCTCTTTGCCGGGCTAATAATGAGCCGGCGCCGAATACGGTGCGGACAAATAATCTCAAGCTGACGCGGGCCGAGCTCGCGAACAGGTTGAGGGAAGACGGCTTGACTGTGCGCGAAACCGCTTATGCTCCGGAAGGGCTTAATATCGAAGATTTCTTTTCTTTGAATTCACTAACCGCTTTTAAAGAAGGGTTGTTTCAGATACAAGATGAAAGCTCCATGCTGGCCGGCAGGGCTTTAATGCCCCGGCCCGGCGCCCGTGTGCTGGATGCTTGCGGCGCGCCCGGCGGCAAGACTACCCATCTGGCTGAACTGATGGAAAACCGGGGCGAAATCCTGGCGGTGGATATTCACCCGCACAAGCTCGCATTGATTGAAGAAAATTGCCGCCGCCTCGGGATAAACATTGTTAAGAGTCTGGCGATGGATGCCGGGCGATTGCCGGAGCAACTGCGTGAGTGGGCCGACTTTATCCTGGTTGACGCACCCTGCACCGGCCTGGGTGTCCTGAGACGCCGGCCTGATGCCCGCTGGCGCAAAGAGCCGGGCCAGCTTCCGGGCATTGTTCGGCTTCAGTCCGGGATATTAAAAAGCGCCGCCCGGTGTCTGAAAAAGAACGGAGTGCTTGTATACAGTACCTGCACAATTACCCGTGAAGAGAATTTTGGCCAGATAGAAGACTTTCTTGCCTGTCAACCGGACTTTATTCCGGAAGATTTACGCCCATATCTTCCCGTTAGTTTGGACGAGCAAGGGACTATGCATTCCGGTTATTTGGAGATACTGCCTCACCGGCATGGGATGGACGGCTTTTTTATATCCCGGATGAGAAAAAAGGGATAG
- a CDS encoding DUF116 domain-containing protein codes for MIAGTFNPVRKRLFIGLLSASLLAACLLLTAIWYITANPVRSLFDQVLLLTLGVSLLGGIIVAGFGVGGIVLTIIYARDISAFRGPMRVALNIFFPLALVLGRFFHIEKDRIKNSFIEVNNFLVRSKVLNLLPRQVLLLVPHCLQKSDCPHKITVDINNCQRCGGCVVSELLNLRDKYGFNIGMATGGTLARKFVREYHPRGIVAIACERDLTSGIQDSNPIPVLGVTNERPFGPCFNTQVKLPKVEEAICFFISQRDKLAS; via the coding sequence GTGATAGCGGGAACGTTTAACCCGGTGCGGAAGAGGTTGTTTATCGGACTGTTGAGCGCCAGCCTGCTGGCGGCTTGCTTGCTTCTAACGGCGATATGGTACATAACGGCCAACCCGGTCAGAAGTTTGTTTGATCAGGTGCTCTTGCTCACTTTAGGCGTTTCTTTGCTGGGTGGGATCATAGTGGCGGGTTTTGGCGTGGGAGGTATTGTCCTGACCATTATTTACGCGAGGGACATCTCGGCCTTTCGTGGCCCGATGCGGGTGGCCTTAAACATTTTCTTCCCACTCGCGCTAGTCCTCGGCCGTTTTTTTCATATCGAAAAAGACAGGATTAAGAACTCATTTATTGAAGTGAATAATTTCTTGGTAAGATCTAAGGTGCTCAACCTGCTCCCGAGACAGGTCTTGTTGCTGGTGCCGCACTGTCTGCAAAAGAGTGACTGTCCACACAAGATTACTGTTGATATCAATAACTGCCAACGCTGCGGAGGGTGTGTTGTCAGTGAGCTTCTAAATTTAAGAGACAAATACGGCTTTAACATAGGCATGGCCACCGGAGGCACGCTAGCCCGAAAATTTGTCCGGGAGTACCATCCCCGCGGCATTGTGGCTATAGCGTGCGAGCGTGATCTGACCAGCGGCATTCAAGACTCCAACCCCATTCCGGTGCTGGGAGTTACTAACGAGCGGCCTTTCGGGCCATGTTTCAACACCCAGGTTAAATTGCCTAAAGTGGAGGAAGCCATCTGTTTTTTCATCAGTCAGAGGGACAAGTTGGCAAGCTAG